Sequence from the Rutidosis leptorrhynchoides isolate AG116_Rl617_1_P2 chromosome 3, CSIRO_AGI_Rlap_v1, whole genome shotgun sequence genome:
TTGGACAATTAAATTGGGACCGAAGTAGTTTTATTCTACTTAGAATGTCAAACTATTCTTGATACTTCTGTTGTGATTTTCATGGGCTATATTTTATATTCTTTATGATGCAGATAGATAGTAACACAGATGGACTTTTGAGGTCAAACAACCTTTTGAAACAATATTGAGTTCTATTTTGTGACTTCTATTTTGTTGCAGCATACGGGACTAAAGGGTTCGATAGATCCACTTTTGGAAGAGGCCGATATTGACAAAAACGGTAAGATTAGCTTGTCAGAGTTTCGTAGACTGTTAAGAACTGCAAGCATGGGTTCACGAATAATCACATAATAAACATCAACTGAAAACAATGCCATATATCTCACGTGATCGATGATCAAGTGATATAGTGAATGTGATGAATGTGAATAGTAATCTTCCACCACATTAAATTTAGATATTATTTCAATTCAAAttttaagtatatatgtatatatgtatatgtatgtaaatttAGCAAGCTTTTGTAATTTTAGCTTGTGGCATCGATCGGCTACTGAAGTATTACATATTTATACCATTAGACTGTTagttactgatagtgctccaaatgaacatatatttagtatcaatatccctccgatatgtaaagatttcagttgcaattgttccattttcatgtaatattcatttatattaaataagtgcgaagacaaaaggcgaaaacaacgaattgaagacgcaaaggtccaaaaagctcaaaagtacaagatacaattaaaaaggttcaatttattgataaggaacgtctaaaaatgacaagagtgcaagttacaaaacgcaaagtacaaaatatctcagcgtacgcaaggacgttcgaaaatccggaaccggtacatgaaccaactctcaacgctcgacgcaacggaaaaaaaattacgagtctactatgtatataaatataatataatatataaataattataaaaattatttatatattatatatatttaaataaaaaccgtcggcagccttggatcttgaacttgtgggctggttttggaacctccgcgacttgcggagctggaaggccaaaatggccgcgactcgcggagcagtgaatttcagttctggctataaaagctctcgagttcggcatgtaaaatatataaaaaaataaataataataataataataataataatactccataagataataaataaataaatatatatatatagtatagattagtgttatattagattagttcgggttatgtaaaggttattttacgggtttttgaagtcgaaattctgtccgtgtaacactacgcgataaatactcaatgtaagttatgttctcctttttaaattaatgtctcgtaactaagttattattatgcttatttaaaacgaagtaatcatgatgttgggctaattactaaaattgggtaattgggctttgtaccataattggggtttggacaaaagaacgacacttgtggaaattagactatgagctattaatgggctttatatttgtttaactaaatgatagtttgttaatgttaatataaagatttacaattgggcgtccctataaattaccatatacattcgatcggacacgatgggcggggtatttatatgtacgaataatcgttcatttaaccggacacgggaatggattaatagccactagaataattaaaacaggggtgaaattacattcaagggtaattggtgtaattgttaacaaagtagtaaaaccttg
This genomic interval carries:
- the LOC139900240 gene encoding calcium-dependent protein kinase 28-like; translated protein: MEEGDGALAKDLPWKMKESHVSKILETIRSSSLNDIHTGLKGSIDPLLEEADIDKNGKISLSEFRRLLRTASMGSRIIT